In Chlorogloeopsis sp. ULAP01, the following are encoded in one genomic region:
- a CDS encoding endonuclease/exonuclease/phosphatase family protein → MIKVATINILYEMKFWQQRRELLVEGLAAVGADLIGLQETNLQANTGLWLAEQLDMPYVHLVAAQERSYVLRTEYGTAILSRHPFIQQAELDLQSQGRIAQYVQVKIGDRSLVFCNGHYYCQPGSSSLRMRQIQSLVNWLSALAPDLPVVVVGDFNATPETPEIAFMQEQFTSAYAAQHGCEPEYTCPTPLLQAHSKLWRPFGLRLMNLWTHRKFTPWHGTLDYIFLNKYLSVRDCQLILTEPAPDRKNIYPSDHFGIAAELDIVQV, encoded by the coding sequence ATGATTAAAGTTGCCACTATCAACATCTTGTATGAAATGAAATTCTGGCAGCAGCGGCGCGAGTTGCTGGTAGAAGGTTTAGCCGCAGTTGGGGCAGATTTGATTGGATTGCAAGAAACCAATTTGCAAGCAAATACTGGTTTGTGGTTGGCTGAACAGCTTGATATGCCCTATGTCCACTTAGTTGCTGCTCAAGAGCGATCCTATGTATTGAGAACCGAGTACGGAACTGCAATTCTCAGCCGCCATCCGTTTATTCAACAAGCTGAACTCGATCTGCAATCCCAGGGGCGGATCGCACAATACGTACAGGTAAAAATAGGCGATCGCTCATTAGTATTTTGCAACGGACATTATTACTGCCAACCCGGTTCTTCTTCTTTGCGGATGAGACAAATACAGTCGTTAGTCAACTGGCTCAGTGCCTTAGCTCCAGATCTACCTGTAGTAGTTGTGGGAGATTTTAACGCTACACCTGAAACTCCAGAAATTGCATTTATGCAGGAGCAATTTACTTCCGCATACGCCGCCCAGCATGGTTGCGAACCAGAGTATACTTGTCCTACACCCTTATTGCAAGCCCACAGTAAGTTATGGCGTCCATTCGGGCTGCGATTGATGAACTTGTGGACTCACCGCAAATTCACACCTTGGCACGGTACACTTGACTACATATTTCTCAACAAGTACTTGAGCGTCCGTGATTGCCAGCTGATTCTGACTGAACCTGCACCTGATCGCAAAAATATTTATCCATCAGATCATTTCGGCATTGCTGCTGAACTAGATATAGTACAAGTATGA
- a CDS encoding EAL domain-containing protein: MEAKSLRLNITAEGLETQDQLDYLQIRGCDEGQGYYFSNPVPVSTITQILKESSRQSDRSLVHTCTISSSAAMPK, translated from the coding sequence GTGGAAGCGAAAAGCTTACGGTTGAATATTACAGCAGAAGGCCTGGAAACTCAAGACCAGCTTGACTATCTGCAAATACGGGGATGTGACGAAGGTCAAGGATATTACTTTAGTAACCCCGTTCCTGTTAGTACAATTACTCAAATACTGAAGGAAAGTTCTCGGCAGAGCGATCGCTCTTTGGTTCATACTTGTACTATATCTAGTTCAGCAGCAATGCCGAAATGA
- a CDS encoding VOC family protein encodes MNQGQKTAIAGIYEVCIGVPEPLYAIQYWEQFGYRLGQEGELPPATARQLYGVDSSLRSIRLYHQDADHGLIRLMIWQNPTNQGLGMESMKVRGNRWATTLTTDILNVLNHVEEAKVAGWAIAYTHPHWEIIYNKERKNRPFVDPTVGVREMLLLQPLTRQVLFQRFGYTLADYGKINSNSLLKTSQFTHMGMVIQDDSKETLKFYDEVMGLLRVRDDVETSYESSLAGREIFGLQPGEKFFVTAFDDPRSSTTDLMAARSGRLYIIRFPSSMSIESRFEAAKPGSLGMCLYTYRVQQLEQFCDRIKASGVQKFTNIVENEFGEPSFSFVAPDGYFWTLIGQY; translated from the coding sequence ATGAATCAGGGACAAAAAACGGCAATAGCAGGCATATATGAAGTGTGTATTGGCGTACCAGAGCCGCTTTATGCAATTCAATATTGGGAGCAATTTGGCTATCGCCTTGGTCAAGAGGGAGAATTACCACCAGCTACAGCCAGACAATTATATGGTGTAGACTCATCTTTACGCTCAATTCGCCTTTACCACCAAGATGCGGATCATGGTTTGATCAGACTGATGATTTGGCAAAATCCCACCAATCAGGGATTAGGCATGGAGTCAATGAAGGTGAGGGGAAATCGCTGGGCAACGACATTAACAACTGATATTTTAAATGTCCTCAACCATGTAGAAGAAGCAAAAGTTGCTGGTTGGGCGATCGCATATACTCATCCCCACTGGGAAATTATCTACAACAAGGAGAGAAAAAATCGTCCGTTTGTTGATCCCACAGTAGGGGTGCGAGAAATGCTGTTATTGCAACCACTGACGCGACAAGTTTTATTTCAAAGGTTTGGCTATACACTTGCCGATTATGGAAAGATTAATAGCAATTCTCTGCTCAAGACAAGCCAGTTTACCCATATGGGGATGGTAATTCAAGATGACAGCAAAGAAACACTGAAATTTTATGACGAAGTTATGGGTTTGTTGCGGGTGCGTGATGATGTAGAGACTAGCTACGAATCATCGCTTGCAGGGCGAGAAATTTTTGGACTTCAACCTGGTGAAAAATTTTTTGTCACTGCCTTTGACGATCCGCGTTCCTCCACAACCGATTTGATGGCGGCACGGAGTGGCAGACTTTATATTATTCGCTTTCCTAGTTCTATGAGTATAGAATCGCGATTTGAAGCAGCTAAACCAGGTAGTTTGGGAATGTGTTTGTACACCTACCGAGTGCAGCAACTTGAGCAATTTTGCGATCGCATCAAAGCCAGTGGAGTGCAAAAGTTTACAAATATCGTGGAGAATGAGTTTGGAGAACCGAGTTTCTCTTTTGTCGCACCTGATGGGTACTTCTGGACTTTAATTGGACAGTATTGA